Proteins encoded in a region of the Zea mays cultivar B73 chromosome 4, Zm-B73-REFERENCE-NAM-5.0, whole genome shotgun sequence genome:
- the LOC100279731 gene encoding SWI/SNF complex subunit SWI3C isoform X1, translated as MPRKASSTSDSRLKWRKRKLNPDASPSKPSISTAAADHSSDSDSAALNDDEDPSALGATGDGATDNDADAAASEDPAVELREAEVLPSADAISSFPAAKRRVVNRPHASILALLEAERSACSGDVPTVALPALENISHGQLQVLSGVLPDHPSLATDPDKPSLYVCTPPPLMEGHGVPKQFQGRFHVVPKHSDWFSPGTVHRLERQVVPHFFTGKSPGHTPEKYVMLRNKVIAKYLENPSKRLAFAECQGLVGSTSELYDLSRIVRFLDTWGIINYLAAGSVHRGLRMATSLLREEPTGELQLLTAPLKSIDGLILFDRPKCSLPVEDISRMAATSSNSEAVDFDAAFSDLDGKIRERLSESSCSYCLQPLPSLHYRSQKEADIFLCSDCFHDARYITGHSCLDFQRVDGDNDESENDSDKWTDEETLLLLEGIEKYNDNWDDIAGHVGTKSKAQCIYHFIRLPVEDCLLENVEIPNAPIPFRPQSNGYQCLDSNGSTSGAPVQNIQQGNELPFINSSNPVMSLVAFLASSIGPRVAASCAHAALSFLTRDEDSRVSSEGSHAGGLGNGANPNFQNHNGASPSISPGNVKYAAMLGLSAAAMKSKLFADQEEREVQRLTATVINHQLKRLELKLKQFAEVETLLLKECEQVERVRHRISAERVRMRSALLGPTGSGLPGGSCSTMPSNPAGMSPRPVGVPGYMPQTSMPATYANNLQGHGNPQMPFLHQRPQMLSFGPRLPLSAIQTQPSPQSSNMFNSGMPNSIAPNHHQLLRSSSGNNSSAG; from the exons ATGCCTCGTAAGGCCTCGTCGACCTCAG ATTCGCGCCTCAAATGGCGCAAGCGGAAGCTCAACCCCGACGCGTCCCCGTCGAAGCCCTCCATTTCTACCGCGGCGGCCGAccactcctccgactccgactccGCCGCCTTAAACGACGACGAGGACCCCTCCGCCCTCGGCGCGACGGGGGACGGGGCAACCGACAACGACGCGGACGCCGCGGCGTCCGAGGACCCCGCGGTCGAGCTCCGCGAGGCGGAGGTTCTGCCCTCGGCCGATGCCATCTCTAGCTTCCCTGCCGCCAAGCGCCGCGTGGTCAACCGGCCGCATGCGTCCATCCTCGCGCTGCTCGAGGCCGAACGATCTGCTTGTTCCGGCGATGTCCCTACCGTGGCACTGCCGGCGCTAGAGAACATCTCGCACGGGCAGCTGCAGGTGCTGTCTGGGGTGCTTCCGGACCACCCATCCCTTGCGACAGACCCCGACAAGCCGTCCTTGTATGTGTGCACGCCGCCTCCCCTCATGGAGGGTCACGGGGTGCCCAAGCAGTTCCAGGGTCGCTTCCATGTGGTGCCCAAGCACTCAG ATTGGTTCTCCCCAGGGACAGTTCATAGGCTGGAAAGGCAGGTAGTGCCACACTTCTTTACAGGGAAGTCTCCAGGGCATACTCCGGAGAAGTATGTCATGTTAAGGAATAAAGTTATTGCTAAATACTTAGAGAACCCAAGCAAGAGGCTTGCTTTTGCTGAGTGCCAGGGGCTTGTTGGGAGCACATCTGAATTGTATGATCTGAGTAGGATTGTTAGGTTCTTGGACACTTGGGGCATCATCAATTACCTTGCGGCTGGGTCTGTGCACCGTGGTCTGAGGATGGCAACTTCGCTTCTAAGAGAGGAACCTACAGGGGAACTGCAATTGCTTACAGCACCATTGAAATCAATCGATGGTCTAATTTTGTTTGACCGGCCAAAATGTAGCCTCCCAGTGGAGGACATTTCTAGGATGGCAGCGACTTCATCGAACTCGGAGGCTGTGGATTTTGATGCTGCATTTTCAGACTTGGATGGAAAGATTAGGGAGCGTTTGTCTGAGAGCTCTTGCAGTTATTGCTTACAGCCTTTGCCAAGTTTACATTACCGGTCGCAAAAGGAG GCAGATATTTTTCTATGTTCTGATTGCTTCCATGATGCGAGATATATCACTGGACATTCTTGCTTAGATTTCCAAAGAGTTGATGGGGATAATGATGAATCAGAAAATGATAGTGATAAATGGACTGATGAAGAAACATTGTTGCTGTTGGAAGGCATTGAGAAGTACAATGACAACTGGGATGACATTGCAGGTCATGTTGGAACAAAATCAAAGGCACAATGTATCTACCATTTTATTCGGTTGCCAGTGGAAGATTGTTTGCTAGAGAATGTTGAGATACCCAATGCACCCATTCCATTTCGACCACAAAGCAATGGTTATCAATGTTTAGATTCCAATGGCAGCACATCAG GAGCTCCAGTTCAAAATATCCAACAAGGCAATGAGCTTCCGTTCATAAATTCTTCTAATCCGGTCATGTCACTG GTTGCATTTTTGGCCTCTTCAATTGGACCCAGAGTTGCAGCATCATGCGCACATGCAGCATTATCTTTTTTGACTAGAGACGAGGATTCCAG GGTGAGTTCAGAAGGCTCACATGCTGGTGGTCTGGGCAATGGTGCAAATCCAAATTTTCAGAACCATAATG GTGCTTCACCATCCATTTCTCCAGGAAATGTTAAATATGCTGCCATGCTTGGTCTGTCAGCAGCAGCAATGAAGTCTAAGCTCTTTGCCGATCAAGAAGAACGCGAAGTGCAAAGACTAACTGCTACTGTAATAAATCATCAG TTGAAGAGATTGGAGTTGAAGCTGAAGCAGTTTGCGGAAGTTGAGACCTTGCTCTTGAAGGAATGTGAGCAAGTAGAAAGGGTTAGACACAGGATTTCAGCTGAACGCGTCAGGATGAGGTCAGCCCTATTAGGTCCCACCGGAAGCGGTCTACCAGGGGGCAGTTGTAGCACTATGCCATCAAATCCAGCAGGCATGAGCCCCAGACCAGTCGGTGTGCCAGGCTACATGCCACAGACCAGCATGCCAGCCACATATGCCAACAACCTGCAGGGGCATGGGAATCCTCAGATGCCGTTCTTACATCAGCGGCCTCAGATGCTTTCGTTCGGCCCTCGCCTACCACTCTCAGCCATCCAGACTCAACCATCACCACAATCATCAAACATGTTCAACTCTGGCATGCCCAATTCGATTGCTCCTAACCACCATCAGTTGCTGAGATCATCCTCCGGAAACAATTCTAGTGCAGGATAG
- the LOC100279731 gene encoding SWI/SNF complex subunit SWI3C isoform X3 produces MPHSRLKWRKRKLNPDASPSKPSISTAAADHSSDSDSAALNDDEDPSALGATGDGATDNDADAAASEDPAVELREAEVLPSADAISSFPAAKRRVVNRPHASILALLEAERSACSGDVPTVALPALENISHGQLQVLSGVLPDHPSLATDPDKPSLYVCTPPPLMEGHGVPKQFQGRFHVVPKHSDWFSPGTVHRLERQVVPHFFTGKSPGHTPEKYVMLRNKVIAKYLENPSKRLAFAECQGLVGSTSELYDLSRIVRFLDTWGIINYLAAGSVHRGLRMATSLLREEPTGELQLLTAPLKSIDGLILFDRPKCSLPVEDISRMAATSSNSEAVDFDAAFSDLDGKIRERLSESSCSYCLQPLPSLHYRSQKEADIFLCSDCFHDARYITGHSCLDFQRVDGDNDESENDSDKWTDEETLLLLEGIEKYNDNWDDIAGHVGTKSKAQCIYHFIRLPVEDCLLENVEIPNAPIPFRPQSNGYQCLDSNGSTSVQNIQQGNELPFINSSNPVMSLVAFLASSIGPRVAASCAHAALSFLTRDEDSRVSSEGSHAGGLGNGANPNFQNHNGASPSISPGNVKYAAMLGLSAAAMKSKLFADQEEREVQRLTATVINHQLKRLELKLKQFAEVETLLLKECEQVERVRHRISAERVRMRSALLGPTGSGLPGGSCSTMPSNPAGMSPRPVGVPGYMPQTSMPATYANNLQGHGNPQMPFLHQRPQMLSFGPRLPLSAIQTQPSPQSSNMFNSGMPNSIAPNHHQLLRSSSGNNSSAG; encoded by the exons ATGCCTC ATTCGCGCCTCAAATGGCGCAAGCGGAAGCTCAACCCCGACGCGTCCCCGTCGAAGCCCTCCATTTCTACCGCGGCGGCCGAccactcctccgactccgactccGCCGCCTTAAACGACGACGAGGACCCCTCCGCCCTCGGCGCGACGGGGGACGGGGCAACCGACAACGACGCGGACGCCGCGGCGTCCGAGGACCCCGCGGTCGAGCTCCGCGAGGCGGAGGTTCTGCCCTCGGCCGATGCCATCTCTAGCTTCCCTGCCGCCAAGCGCCGCGTGGTCAACCGGCCGCATGCGTCCATCCTCGCGCTGCTCGAGGCCGAACGATCTGCTTGTTCCGGCGATGTCCCTACCGTGGCACTGCCGGCGCTAGAGAACATCTCGCACGGGCAGCTGCAGGTGCTGTCTGGGGTGCTTCCGGACCACCCATCCCTTGCGACAGACCCCGACAAGCCGTCCTTGTATGTGTGCACGCCGCCTCCCCTCATGGAGGGTCACGGGGTGCCCAAGCAGTTCCAGGGTCGCTTCCATGTGGTGCCCAAGCACTCAG ATTGGTTCTCCCCAGGGACAGTTCATAGGCTGGAAAGGCAGGTAGTGCCACACTTCTTTACAGGGAAGTCTCCAGGGCATACTCCGGAGAAGTATGTCATGTTAAGGAATAAAGTTATTGCTAAATACTTAGAGAACCCAAGCAAGAGGCTTGCTTTTGCTGAGTGCCAGGGGCTTGTTGGGAGCACATCTGAATTGTATGATCTGAGTAGGATTGTTAGGTTCTTGGACACTTGGGGCATCATCAATTACCTTGCGGCTGGGTCTGTGCACCGTGGTCTGAGGATGGCAACTTCGCTTCTAAGAGAGGAACCTACAGGGGAACTGCAATTGCTTACAGCACCATTGAAATCAATCGATGGTCTAATTTTGTTTGACCGGCCAAAATGTAGCCTCCCAGTGGAGGACATTTCTAGGATGGCAGCGACTTCATCGAACTCGGAGGCTGTGGATTTTGATGCTGCATTTTCAGACTTGGATGGAAAGATTAGGGAGCGTTTGTCTGAGAGCTCTTGCAGTTATTGCTTACAGCCTTTGCCAAGTTTACATTACCGGTCGCAAAAGGAG GCAGATATTTTTCTATGTTCTGATTGCTTCCATGATGCGAGATATATCACTGGACATTCTTGCTTAGATTTCCAAAGAGTTGATGGGGATAATGATGAATCAGAAAATGATAGTGATAAATGGACTGATGAAGAAACATTGTTGCTGTTGGAAGGCATTGAGAAGTACAATGACAACTGGGATGACATTGCAGGTCATGTTGGAACAAAATCAAAGGCACAATGTATCTACCATTTTATTCGGTTGCCAGTGGAAGATTGTTTGCTAGAGAATGTTGAGATACCCAATGCACCCATTCCATTTCGACCACAAAGCAATGGTTATCAATGTTTAGATTCCAATGGCAGCACATCAG TTCAAAATATCCAACAAGGCAATGAGCTTCCGTTCATAAATTCTTCTAATCCGGTCATGTCACTG GTTGCATTTTTGGCCTCTTCAATTGGACCCAGAGTTGCAGCATCATGCGCACATGCAGCATTATCTTTTTTGACTAGAGACGAGGATTCCAG GGTGAGTTCAGAAGGCTCACATGCTGGTGGTCTGGGCAATGGTGCAAATCCAAATTTTCAGAACCATAATG GTGCTTCACCATCCATTTCTCCAGGAAATGTTAAATATGCTGCCATGCTTGGTCTGTCAGCAGCAGCAATGAAGTCTAAGCTCTTTGCCGATCAAGAAGAACGCGAAGTGCAAAGACTAACTGCTACTGTAATAAATCATCAG TTGAAGAGATTGGAGTTGAAGCTGAAGCAGTTTGCGGAAGTTGAGACCTTGCTCTTGAAGGAATGTGAGCAAGTAGAAAGGGTTAGACACAGGATTTCAGCTGAACGCGTCAGGATGAGGTCAGCCCTATTAGGTCCCACCGGAAGCGGTCTACCAGGGGGCAGTTGTAGCACTATGCCATCAAATCCAGCAGGCATGAGCCCCAGACCAGTCGGTGTGCCAGGCTACATGCCACAGACCAGCATGCCAGCCACATATGCCAACAACCTGCAGGGGCATGGGAATCCTCAGATGCCGTTCTTACATCAGCGGCCTCAGATGCTTTCGTTCGGCCCTCGCCTACCACTCTCAGCCATCCAGACTCAACCATCACCACAATCATCAAACATGTTCAACTCTGGCATGCCCAATTCGATTGCTCCTAACCACCATCAGTTGCTGAGATCATCCTCCGGAAACAATTCTAGTGCAGGATAG
- the LOC100279731 gene encoding SWI/SNF complex subunit SWI3C → MPRKASSTSDSRLKWRKRKLNPDASPSKPSISTAAADHSSDSDSAALNDDEDPSALGATGDGATDNDADAAASEDPAVELREAEVLPSADAISSFPAAKRRVVNRPHASILALLEAERSACSGDVPTVALPALENISHGQLQVLSGVLPDHPSLATDPDKPSLYVCTPPPLMEGHGVPKQFQGRFHVVPKHSDWFSPGTVHRLERQVVPHFFTGKSPGHTPEKYVMLRNKVIAKYLENPSKRLAFAECQGLVGSTSELYDLSRIVRFLDTWGIINYLAAGSVHRGLRMATSLLREEPTGELQLLTAPLKSIDGLILFDRPKCSLPVEDISRMAATSSNSEAVDFDAAFSDLDGKIRERLSESSCSYCLQPLPSLHYRSQKEADIFLCSDCFHDARYITGHSCLDFQRVDGDNDESENDSDKWTDEETLLLLEGIEKYNDNWDDIAGHVGTKSKAQCIYHFIRLPVEDCLLENVEIPNAPIPFRPQSNGYQCLDSNGSTSVQNIQQGNELPFINSSNPVMSLVAFLASSIGPRVAASCAHAALSFLTRDEDSRVSSEGSHAGGLGNGANPNFQNHNGASPSISPGNVKYAAMLGLSAAAMKSKLFADQEEREVQRLTATVINHQLKRLELKLKQFAEVETLLLKECEQVERVRHRISAERVRMRSALLGPTGSGLPGGSCSTMPSNPAGMSPRPVGVPGYMPQTSMPATYANNLQGHGNPQMPFLHQRPQMLSFGPRLPLSAIQTQPSPQSSNMFNSGMPNSIAPNHHQLLRSSSGNNSSAG, encoded by the exons ATGCCTCGTAAGGCCTCGTCGACCTCAG ATTCGCGCCTCAAATGGCGCAAGCGGAAGCTCAACCCCGACGCGTCCCCGTCGAAGCCCTCCATTTCTACCGCGGCGGCCGAccactcctccgactccgactccGCCGCCTTAAACGACGACGAGGACCCCTCCGCCCTCGGCGCGACGGGGGACGGGGCAACCGACAACGACGCGGACGCCGCGGCGTCCGAGGACCCCGCGGTCGAGCTCCGCGAGGCGGAGGTTCTGCCCTCGGCCGATGCCATCTCTAGCTTCCCTGCCGCCAAGCGCCGCGTGGTCAACCGGCCGCATGCGTCCATCCTCGCGCTGCTCGAGGCCGAACGATCTGCTTGTTCCGGCGATGTCCCTACCGTGGCACTGCCGGCGCTAGAGAACATCTCGCACGGGCAGCTGCAGGTGCTGTCTGGGGTGCTTCCGGACCACCCATCCCTTGCGACAGACCCCGACAAGCCGTCCTTGTATGTGTGCACGCCGCCTCCCCTCATGGAGGGTCACGGGGTGCCCAAGCAGTTCCAGGGTCGCTTCCATGTGGTGCCCAAGCACTCAG ATTGGTTCTCCCCAGGGACAGTTCATAGGCTGGAAAGGCAGGTAGTGCCACACTTCTTTACAGGGAAGTCTCCAGGGCATACTCCGGAGAAGTATGTCATGTTAAGGAATAAAGTTATTGCTAAATACTTAGAGAACCCAAGCAAGAGGCTTGCTTTTGCTGAGTGCCAGGGGCTTGTTGGGAGCACATCTGAATTGTATGATCTGAGTAGGATTGTTAGGTTCTTGGACACTTGGGGCATCATCAATTACCTTGCGGCTGGGTCTGTGCACCGTGGTCTGAGGATGGCAACTTCGCTTCTAAGAGAGGAACCTACAGGGGAACTGCAATTGCTTACAGCACCATTGAAATCAATCGATGGTCTAATTTTGTTTGACCGGCCAAAATGTAGCCTCCCAGTGGAGGACATTTCTAGGATGGCAGCGACTTCATCGAACTCGGAGGCTGTGGATTTTGATGCTGCATTTTCAGACTTGGATGGAAAGATTAGGGAGCGTTTGTCTGAGAGCTCTTGCAGTTATTGCTTACAGCCTTTGCCAAGTTTACATTACCGGTCGCAAAAGGAG GCAGATATTTTTCTATGTTCTGATTGCTTCCATGATGCGAGATATATCACTGGACATTCTTGCTTAGATTTCCAAAGAGTTGATGGGGATAATGATGAATCAGAAAATGATAGTGATAAATGGACTGATGAAGAAACATTGTTGCTGTTGGAAGGCATTGAGAAGTACAATGACAACTGGGATGACATTGCAGGTCATGTTGGAACAAAATCAAAGGCACAATGTATCTACCATTTTATTCGGTTGCCAGTGGAAGATTGTTTGCTAGAGAATGTTGAGATACCCAATGCACCCATTCCATTTCGACCACAAAGCAATGGTTATCAATGTTTAGATTCCAATGGCAGCACATCAG TTCAAAATATCCAACAAGGCAATGAGCTTCCGTTCATAAATTCTTCTAATCCGGTCATGTCACTG GTTGCATTTTTGGCCTCTTCAATTGGACCCAGAGTTGCAGCATCATGCGCACATGCAGCATTATCTTTTTTGACTAGAGACGAGGATTCCAG GGTGAGTTCAGAAGGCTCACATGCTGGTGGTCTGGGCAATGGTGCAAATCCAAATTTTCAGAACCATAATG GTGCTTCACCATCCATTTCTCCAGGAAATGTTAAATATGCTGCCATGCTTGGTCTGTCAGCAGCAGCAATGAAGTCTAAGCTCTTTGCCGATCAAGAAGAACGCGAAGTGCAAAGACTAACTGCTACTGTAATAAATCATCAG TTGAAGAGATTGGAGTTGAAGCTGAAGCAGTTTGCGGAAGTTGAGACCTTGCTCTTGAAGGAATGTGAGCAAGTAGAAAGGGTTAGACACAGGATTTCAGCTGAACGCGTCAGGATGAGGTCAGCCCTATTAGGTCCCACCGGAAGCGGTCTACCAGGGGGCAGTTGTAGCACTATGCCATCAAATCCAGCAGGCATGAGCCCCAGACCAGTCGGTGTGCCAGGCTACATGCCACAGACCAGCATGCCAGCCACATATGCCAACAACCTGCAGGGGCATGGGAATCCTCAGATGCCGTTCTTACATCAGCGGCCTCAGATGCTTTCGTTCGGCCCTCGCCTACCACTCTCAGCCATCCAGACTCAACCATCACCACAATCATCAAACATGTTCAACTCTGGCATGCCCAATTCGATTGCTCCTAACCACCATCAGTTGCTGAGATCATCCTCCGGAAACAATTCTAGTGCAGGATAG
- the LOC100279731 gene encoding SWI/SNF complex subunit SWI3C isoform X2: MPHSRLKWRKRKLNPDASPSKPSISTAAADHSSDSDSAALNDDEDPSALGATGDGATDNDADAAASEDPAVELREAEVLPSADAISSFPAAKRRVVNRPHASILALLEAERSACSGDVPTVALPALENISHGQLQVLSGVLPDHPSLATDPDKPSLYVCTPPPLMEGHGVPKQFQGRFHVVPKHSDWFSPGTVHRLERQVVPHFFTGKSPGHTPEKYVMLRNKVIAKYLENPSKRLAFAECQGLVGSTSELYDLSRIVRFLDTWGIINYLAAGSVHRGLRMATSLLREEPTGELQLLTAPLKSIDGLILFDRPKCSLPVEDISRMAATSSNSEAVDFDAAFSDLDGKIRERLSESSCSYCLQPLPSLHYRSQKEADIFLCSDCFHDARYITGHSCLDFQRVDGDNDESENDSDKWTDEETLLLLEGIEKYNDNWDDIAGHVGTKSKAQCIYHFIRLPVEDCLLENVEIPNAPIPFRPQSNGYQCLDSNGSTSGAPVQNIQQGNELPFINSSNPVMSLVAFLASSIGPRVAASCAHAALSFLTRDEDSRVSSEGSHAGGLGNGANPNFQNHNGASPSISPGNVKYAAMLGLSAAAMKSKLFADQEEREVQRLTATVINHQLKRLELKLKQFAEVETLLLKECEQVERVRHRISAERVRMRSALLGPTGSGLPGGSCSTMPSNPAGMSPRPVGVPGYMPQTSMPATYANNLQGHGNPQMPFLHQRPQMLSFGPRLPLSAIQTQPSPQSSNMFNSGMPNSIAPNHHQLLRSSSGNNSSAG, encoded by the exons ATGCCTC ATTCGCGCCTCAAATGGCGCAAGCGGAAGCTCAACCCCGACGCGTCCCCGTCGAAGCCCTCCATTTCTACCGCGGCGGCCGAccactcctccgactccgactccGCCGCCTTAAACGACGACGAGGACCCCTCCGCCCTCGGCGCGACGGGGGACGGGGCAACCGACAACGACGCGGACGCCGCGGCGTCCGAGGACCCCGCGGTCGAGCTCCGCGAGGCGGAGGTTCTGCCCTCGGCCGATGCCATCTCTAGCTTCCCTGCCGCCAAGCGCCGCGTGGTCAACCGGCCGCATGCGTCCATCCTCGCGCTGCTCGAGGCCGAACGATCTGCTTGTTCCGGCGATGTCCCTACCGTGGCACTGCCGGCGCTAGAGAACATCTCGCACGGGCAGCTGCAGGTGCTGTCTGGGGTGCTTCCGGACCACCCATCCCTTGCGACAGACCCCGACAAGCCGTCCTTGTATGTGTGCACGCCGCCTCCCCTCATGGAGGGTCACGGGGTGCCCAAGCAGTTCCAGGGTCGCTTCCATGTGGTGCCCAAGCACTCAG ATTGGTTCTCCCCAGGGACAGTTCATAGGCTGGAAAGGCAGGTAGTGCCACACTTCTTTACAGGGAAGTCTCCAGGGCATACTCCGGAGAAGTATGTCATGTTAAGGAATAAAGTTATTGCTAAATACTTAGAGAACCCAAGCAAGAGGCTTGCTTTTGCTGAGTGCCAGGGGCTTGTTGGGAGCACATCTGAATTGTATGATCTGAGTAGGATTGTTAGGTTCTTGGACACTTGGGGCATCATCAATTACCTTGCGGCTGGGTCTGTGCACCGTGGTCTGAGGATGGCAACTTCGCTTCTAAGAGAGGAACCTACAGGGGAACTGCAATTGCTTACAGCACCATTGAAATCAATCGATGGTCTAATTTTGTTTGACCGGCCAAAATGTAGCCTCCCAGTGGAGGACATTTCTAGGATGGCAGCGACTTCATCGAACTCGGAGGCTGTGGATTTTGATGCTGCATTTTCAGACTTGGATGGAAAGATTAGGGAGCGTTTGTCTGAGAGCTCTTGCAGTTATTGCTTACAGCCTTTGCCAAGTTTACATTACCGGTCGCAAAAGGAG GCAGATATTTTTCTATGTTCTGATTGCTTCCATGATGCGAGATATATCACTGGACATTCTTGCTTAGATTTCCAAAGAGTTGATGGGGATAATGATGAATCAGAAAATGATAGTGATAAATGGACTGATGAAGAAACATTGTTGCTGTTGGAAGGCATTGAGAAGTACAATGACAACTGGGATGACATTGCAGGTCATGTTGGAACAAAATCAAAGGCACAATGTATCTACCATTTTATTCGGTTGCCAGTGGAAGATTGTTTGCTAGAGAATGTTGAGATACCCAATGCACCCATTCCATTTCGACCACAAAGCAATGGTTATCAATGTTTAGATTCCAATGGCAGCACATCAG GAGCTCCAGTTCAAAATATCCAACAAGGCAATGAGCTTCCGTTCATAAATTCTTCTAATCCGGTCATGTCACTG GTTGCATTTTTGGCCTCTTCAATTGGACCCAGAGTTGCAGCATCATGCGCACATGCAGCATTATCTTTTTTGACTAGAGACGAGGATTCCAG GGTGAGTTCAGAAGGCTCACATGCTGGTGGTCTGGGCAATGGTGCAAATCCAAATTTTCAGAACCATAATG GTGCTTCACCATCCATTTCTCCAGGAAATGTTAAATATGCTGCCATGCTTGGTCTGTCAGCAGCAGCAATGAAGTCTAAGCTCTTTGCCGATCAAGAAGAACGCGAAGTGCAAAGACTAACTGCTACTGTAATAAATCATCAG TTGAAGAGATTGGAGTTGAAGCTGAAGCAGTTTGCGGAAGTTGAGACCTTGCTCTTGAAGGAATGTGAGCAAGTAGAAAGGGTTAGACACAGGATTTCAGCTGAACGCGTCAGGATGAGGTCAGCCCTATTAGGTCCCACCGGAAGCGGTCTACCAGGGGGCAGTTGTAGCACTATGCCATCAAATCCAGCAGGCATGAGCCCCAGACCAGTCGGTGTGCCAGGCTACATGCCACAGACCAGCATGCCAGCCACATATGCCAACAACCTGCAGGGGCATGGGAATCCTCAGATGCCGTTCTTACATCAGCGGCCTCAGATGCTTTCGTTCGGCCCTCGCCTACCACTCTCAGCCATCCAGACTCAACCATCACCACAATCATCAAACATGTTCAACTCTGGCATGCCCAATTCGATTGCTCCTAACCACCATCAGTTGCTGAGATCATCCTCCGGAAACAATTCTAGTGCAGGATAG